Proteins encoded together in one Microplitis mediator isolate UGA2020A chromosome 7, iyMicMedi2.1, whole genome shotgun sequence window:
- the LOC130670966 gene encoding uncharacterized protein LOC130670966 isoform X2 yields MSYCCVKSCGHNKNKYSCRYHRFPSDPKTCTAWVQVVGEEDFLYLNNEILHQKKYVCSCHFVDENYSSSLKMHLKSAAVPSIFNEKTVSISDESMKTFLSPQMIVPTISVVTPLSNIENLHIVEYQPETRKRKSTDLNTTEETPIKRTRPSEIAEESKKRVMRCTAINSMTEYKSVNTVQILKSKQPLILKPCSLIKILDENLKAMNFSSAQELILNIELLLNNYKNQIKSLLSIQPRKNLSKMLEYLAQKLHMKYPLY; encoded by the exons ATGTCTTATTGTTGTGTTAAATCTTGTggtcacaataaaaataaatattcgtgCCGCTATCATCGATTCCCAAGTGATCCAAAAAC tTGCACCGCGTGGGTTCAAGTAGTAGGAGAAGAAGATTTCCTATATCTCAATAATGAAATATTGCACCAGAAAAAGTATGTATGCAGTTGCCATTTCGTTGATGAAAATTATAGTTCATCATTAAAAATGCATTTGAAGTCTGCAGCTGTTCCAtctattttcaatgaaaagaCGGTCTCTATTAGTGACGAGAGTATGAAGACATTCTTATCTCCGCAAATGATTGTTCCAACGATTT CTGTTGTTACGCCATTAAgtaatatcgaaaatttacacATCGTGGAATATCAACCTGAAACTAGGAAAAGAAAATCGACAGATTTAAATACGACTGAGGAAACTCcaataaaaagaacacgtcCATCAG AAATTGCTGAAGAATCAAAAAAAAGGGTCATGAGGTGTACAGCAATAAATAGTATGACAGAATATAAATCCGTTAATACAGTACAGATCCTAAAAAGTAAGCAGCCACTGATTTTGAAGCCATGTTcactaattaaaatattggaCGAAAATTTGAAAGCCATGAATTTCTCATCCGCacaagaattaattttaaacatagaattgttattaaataattataagaatcaAATTAAG tcgcTGTTAAGTATACAACCAAGAAAAAACTTATCGAAGATGCTGGAATACTTGGCGCAGAAGTTACACATGAAGTATCCGCTGTACTAA
- the LOC130670966 gene encoding uncharacterized protein LOC130670966 isoform X1 — MSYCCVKSCGHNKNKYSCRYHRFPSDPKTCTAWVQVVGEEDFLYLNNEILHQKKYVCSCHFVDENYSSSLKMHLKSAAVPSIFNEKTVSISDESMKTFLSPQMIVPTISVVTPLSNIENLHIVEYQPETRKRKSTDLNTTEETPIKRTRPSAEIAEESKKRVMRCTAINSMTEYKSVNTVQILKSKQPLILKPCSLIKILDENLKAMNFSSAQELILNIELLLNNYKNQIKSLLSIQPRKNLSKMLEYLAQKLHMKYPLY, encoded by the exons ATGTCTTATTGTTGTGTTAAATCTTGTggtcacaataaaaataaatattcgtgCCGCTATCATCGATTCCCAAGTGATCCAAAAAC tTGCACCGCGTGGGTTCAAGTAGTAGGAGAAGAAGATTTCCTATATCTCAATAATGAAATATTGCACCAGAAAAAGTATGTATGCAGTTGCCATTTCGTTGATGAAAATTATAGTTCATCATTAAAAATGCATTTGAAGTCTGCAGCTGTTCCAtctattttcaatgaaaagaCGGTCTCTATTAGTGACGAGAGTATGAAGACATTCTTATCTCCGCAAATGATTGTTCCAACGATTT CTGTTGTTACGCCATTAAgtaatatcgaaaatttacacATCGTGGAATATCAACCTGAAACTAGGAAAAGAAAATCGACAGATTTAAATACGACTGAGGAAACTCcaataaaaagaacacgtcCATCAG CAGAAATTGCTGAAGAATCAAAAAAAAGGGTCATGAGGTGTACAGCAATAAATAGTATGACAGAATATAAATCCGTTAATACAGTACAGATCCTAAAAAGTAAGCAGCCACTGATTTTGAAGCCATGTTcactaattaaaatattggaCGAAAATTTGAAAGCCATGAATTTCTCATCCGCacaagaattaattttaaacatagaattgttattaaataattataagaatcaAATTAAG tcgcTGTTAAGTATACAACCAAGAAAAAACTTATCGAAGATGCTGGAATACTTGGCGCAGAAGTTACACATGAAGTATCCGCTGTACTAA